The genomic stretch GCCACTTTCAAAGAAATACCTGCTCGGCGAGATGGAGTTCGATCGCCTGACCTTCCGGCCCGAGAACTGGTATGCGGAAAACGCCGTCGATCTCCGGCTTTCCACCTATGTCGAGCAGATCGATTGCAGTGGCCGGCGGGTCCGGATGCAGGACGGCTCCTGGCTCGACTATGAGACGCTGGTGCTTGCGACCGGCGCTGCGCCCCGGACCTTGCCAGCGGCGATCGGCGGCGACCTGGAAGGCGTCCACCTGATGCGCGACAAGCGCGACGCCGACGAACTGGCTCATGAAATGCGTCCGGGACGGCGCCTGCTGGTGATCGGCGGCGGCTATATCGGGCTAGAGGCGGCCGCAGTGGCACGCGCCCGCGGCGTTGAAGTGGTGCTGATCGAAATGGCCGACCGGATTCTCTGCCGCGTTGCCGCGCCTGAGACTGCCGATGTCATTCGTACGATCCACCTGCAGCACGGCGTGACGATCCGCGAGCGCACCGGCCTAACGCGGCTGATCGGCCGCGGCGGCCGGATCTGCGGCGCCGAGCTTTCCGACGGCAGCGTCATCGACGTCGATTTCGCCATCATCGGCATTGGCGTCGCGCCCAATGACGGGCTTGCGCAGCAATGCGGCCTGGAGGTCGGCAACGGCATCATCGTTGACGCCTTCGGGCGCACCTCCGACCCGGCCATCTATGCGGCGGGCGACTGCACGCAACTGCCGTGGAAAGGGGAGCGCA from Pseudorhizobium banfieldiae encodes the following:
- a CDS encoding NAD(P)/FAD-dependent oxidoreductase codes for the protein MTGRLVIIGAGQAGFALAAKLRSLKDERPITLIGAEDVLPYQRPPLSKKYLLGEMEFDRLTFRPENWYAENAVDLRLSTYVEQIDCSGRRVRMQDGSWLDYETLVLATGAAPRTLPAAIGGDLEGVHLMRDKRDADELAHEMRPGRRLLVIGGGYIGLEAAAVARARGVEVVLIEMADRILCRVAAPETADVIRTIHLQHGVTIRERTGLTRLIGRGGRICGAELSDGSVIDVDFAIIGIGVAPNDGLAQQCGLEVGNGIIVDAFGRTSDPAIYAAGDCTQLPWKGERIRLESVQNAVDQAEAIAAVLAGGAEPYRPKPWFWSDQYDVKLQIAGFNLGYDETLVRPGMREGSVSIWYFREGSFVAVDAINDAKAYVTGKKLLDMGIEPDRAILADAAADLKQLLS